The Ruegeria sp. YS9 genome contains a region encoding:
- a CDS encoding HlyD family secretion protein — translation MPEKPTTFQLQEAVSAIDQLSASLRAAEARKAGLERRTAAKIDGVDAGVVEAEQALAQALWHLAQTVVRAPEDGFVTAVSLRPGNRVSIAQGAISFVVPDDRHLIASLPQSSRMNVAVGSKIRLALRTLPGSEISGTVVSLPVGTAEGVVDSREGLPSLRDLAGVSSYPVLIEVPDQINVEDFPFGTSGSALVITDKAGAIGVLAEILFWITKKLNYI, via the coding sequence TTGCCGGAAAAACCGACAACCTTCCAGTTGCAGGAAGCCGTATCTGCCATCGATCAACTATCCGCAAGTCTGCGCGCGGCCGAGGCCCGCAAGGCTGGTCTGGAGCGACGGACAGCAGCGAAGATCGATGGTGTTGATGCCGGCGTGGTCGAAGCCGAACAGGCTTTGGCGCAGGCGCTTTGGCACCTGGCGCAAACAGTCGTGCGCGCGCCCGAGGACGGCTTTGTCACAGCCGTTTCTCTACGTCCCGGAAATCGAGTGTCCATTGCACAGGGGGCGATCTCTTTTGTTGTCCCCGATGACCGCCATCTGATCGCAAGTCTACCGCAATCAAGCCGTATGAATGTTGCCGTCGGCAGCAAGATACGCCTTGCTCTGCGAACCTTGCCGGGCAGCGAGATTTCTGGGACAGTCGTATCGCTGCCCGTGGGAACGGCAGAGGGCGTTGTTGACTCGCGGGAGGGCCTTCCATCACTGCGCGATTTGGCCGGCGTGTCCAGTTATCCGGTGCTGATCGAAGTTCCGGACCAGATCAATGTCGAAGATTTCCCATTCGGGACTTCTGGCTCTGCGCTGGTGATCACGGACAAGGCGGGCGCAATCGGTGTGTTGGCGGAAATCCTGTTCTGGATCACCAAAAAGCTGAATTACATTTGA
- a CDS encoding outer membrane protein — protein MNIEYVIKGIGLALVMATGTTASAQQSDWSHEATIYLFMPETETSIETPSGTLDGTLSFSDALSNLDFAFMGAFAASNGRWSLLADYNYTNLSFSNSGSGPSGSTLNTSFTTQFLSGYVAYRVYEDPAVQLDIAGGFRWFSTETNFTLTPSSAPGRTTTVDDDWVDPVIGARARFVFSEKWTGTGFIDYGGFRNGSETWQVLLTADYAINDRWVIRGGYRYIAFDHEIGGNDFEFHQSGPLIGATYRF, from the coding sequence ATGAATATAGAATATGTGATTAAAGGGATCGGTTTAGCCTTGGTTATGGCGACTGGAACAACCGCTTCCGCGCAGCAAAGCGATTGGTCCCATGAAGCGACGATTTATCTTTTCATGCCTGAAACGGAAACGTCTATCGAAACGCCGTCGGGGACATTGGACGGCACGTTGAGTTTTTCTGACGCTCTGAGCAACTTGGATTTCGCATTCATGGGCGCGTTTGCGGCATCCAATGGTCGTTGGAGCCTGCTGGCTGACTACAATTATACAAATCTATCCTTCAGCAACAGTGGTTCCGGTCCGTCTGGATCCACTCTCAACACATCATTCACCACTCAGTTCCTCAGCGGGTACGTGGCCTATCGGGTCTATGAGGACCCCGCTGTTCAACTGGACATTGCCGGCGGTTTCAGATGGTTCAGCACCGAAACAAATTTCACGCTGACGCCCAGCTCGGCACCGGGGCGTACGACTACAGTTGACGACGATTGGGTCGATCCGGTCATTGGCGCAAGAGCACGTTTCGTATTCTCTGAAAAATGGACGGGAACCGGGTTCATCGACTATGGCGGCTTCCGCAACGGCAGCGAAACGTGGCAGGTTCTGTTGACGGCAGATTATGCCATCAACGACAGATGGGTGATCCGTGGCGGATATCGCTATATCGCCTTCGACCATGAGATCGGCGGCAATGATTTCGAGTTCCATCAGTCCGGGCCGTTGATCGGGGCGACCTACCGATTCTGA
- a CDS encoding DUF2793 domain-containing protein has protein sequence MSQTSPRLNLPLLQPAQAQKHVTHNEALRRLDLVVQLSVRSTDSGTPPVVPAQGEVHALGANPTGDWAGHAGELAVWLDNAWHFVTPDIGWRAWDEAAGDLKFWTGTAWAPLPVSTQNLDGVGVATNSDSTNRLSVRSPATLLSHEGGGHQLKINKASAGDTASLLFQSNWTGHAEMGLSGTTGFSIKVSPDGGNWTEVMTFDPVAGTVSGTAVQADASDTTSGRLMRADYGYGPGNLLGTVTENAGVPTGAVIERGSNANGDYVRFADGTQICTATLAPVACTTAEGALFKSGPIIWDFPADFSTPPNLNGTGGVATRFTGFDTPSSSQSTFIVFSAISDSAALAPSVTAIGRWF, from the coding sequence GTGTCACAAACATCCCCCCGATTGAACCTGCCTTTGCTGCAACCGGCACAGGCGCAAAAACACGTTACCCACAACGAAGCCCTGAGACGGCTCGATCTGGTCGTGCAACTCTCGGTACGGTCAACAGATTCCGGGACACCTCCTGTTGTTCCCGCGCAAGGCGAAGTTCATGCTCTTGGAGCCAACCCGACCGGGGACTGGGCAGGACATGCTGGTGAACTTGCCGTCTGGCTGGACAACGCCTGGCATTTCGTTACCCCCGACATTGGCTGGCGCGCCTGGGATGAAGCGGCCGGAGATCTGAAATTCTGGACAGGAACAGCCTGGGCCCCCCTGCCTGTCAGCACTCAGAACTTGGACGGAGTCGGGGTTGCGACCAATTCAGACAGTACGAACCGTCTGTCCGTTCGCAGCCCGGCGACCTTGCTGAGCCACGAAGGCGGCGGGCATCAGCTGAAGATCAACAAAGCCAGCGCCGGTGATACCGCGTCGCTGTTGTTCCAATCGAACTGGACGGGTCACGCCGAAATGGGACTGTCTGGCACTACCGGGTTTTCCATCAAAGTGTCTCCCGACGGCGGCAACTGGACAGAAGTGATGACCTTTGATCCTGTTGCCGGAACCGTGTCGGGGACAGCTGTTCAGGCCGACGCCAGCGATACCACTTCGGGCCGACTGATGCGCGCCGACTATGGATACGGCCCCGGAAACCTTCTTGGAACAGTGACGGAAAACGCTGGTGTTCCGACCGGCGCTGTCATTGAGCGCGGCAGCAACGCCAACGGAGATTATGTTCGGTTTGCCGACGGTACTCAGATCTGTACCGCCACGCTTGCACCCGTGGCATGCACGACTGCTGAGGGTGCTCTTTTCAAAAGCGGCCCGATAATCTGGGATTTTCCGGCTGACTTTTCGACGCCCCCGAACCTGAACGGCACTGGAGGCGTTGCAACCCGGTTTACCGGGTTTGATACGCCTTCGTCGTCGCAATCGACATTCATCGTCTTCTCGGCGATCTCGGATTCGGCAGCCCTGGCGCCATCCGTCACAGCCATTGGCCGCTGGTTCTGA
- a CDS encoding mannose-1-phosphate guanylyltransferase/mannose-6-phosphate isomerase — protein MTNTVYPVILCGGSGTRLWPLSRKSYPKQFVPLVGETSLLQNCAERMLGPSQEPYAKPLILTNEAFRFIVPEQLMAVGIDPGPVLIEPEGRNTAPAVLAAALYLAARDPDGIMLVAPSDHVVPDMGAFHQAVAEGVRAINERRDLVTFGITPTHPETGYGYLKLRHPPESTHEVVPLDRFVEKPDRKTAEAMLSDGSYLWNSGIFLFAVRDILEAFEQHASELIPPVQKAVAEAKTDLGFLRLDPAAWAGVEDISIDYAVMEKALNLSVVPYSAGWSDVGSWTAVQELSNPDEDGVATNGEVTAIDCRNALIRSESPAQEIVAMGLENVIAIAMPDAVLVASMDKAQDVKQAVTALKAKGVKQAESLPVDHRPWGWFESLVIGDRFQVKRIHVHPGASLSLQSHHHRSEHWIVVEGTAKVTIGDQERLVTENQSVYIPLGATHRMENPGKVPMVLIEVQTGTYLGEDDIIRYDDIYARD, from the coding sequence ATGACCAATACAGTCTACCCCGTCATTCTTTGCGGTGGATCGGGAACACGTTTGTGGCCCCTGTCACGCAAAAGCTATCCCAAGCAATTCGTTCCTCTGGTCGGCGAAACAAGCCTGTTGCAGAATTGCGCGGAACGGATGCTCGGGCCATCTCAAGAGCCATACGCAAAGCCCCTGATTCTGACCAACGAGGCGTTTCGCTTTATTGTCCCCGAACAATTGATGGCCGTCGGAATTGACCCCGGCCCAGTTCTGATCGAGCCCGAAGGTCGAAACACCGCCCCCGCTGTTCTTGCCGCAGCCTTGTATCTGGCGGCACGAGATCCGGATGGCATCATGCTGGTGGCGCCGTCTGATCACGTGGTTCCGGACATGGGCGCCTTTCATCAAGCCGTCGCCGAAGGCGTACGGGCAATAAATGAACGACGCGATCTGGTTACCTTTGGCATCACTCCGACACACCCGGAAACCGGTTACGGCTATCTCAAACTCCGCCATCCTCCGGAATCGACCCATGAGGTTGTCCCATTGGATCGTTTTGTGGAAAAACCTGACCGGAAAACGGCCGAGGCGATGCTGTCGGATGGCAGCTATCTTTGGAACTCGGGCATCTTCCTGTTTGCCGTTCGCGATATCCTGGAAGCTTTTGAACAGCATGCGAGCGAACTGATCCCGCCGGTTCAAAAGGCCGTTGCCGAGGCAAAAACGGATTTGGGCTTTCTTCGATTGGACCCGGCGGCATGGGCGGGCGTGGAAGATATTTCAATAGACTACGCCGTGATGGAAAAGGCCCTGAACCTGAGCGTGGTGCCTTATTCCGCTGGCTGGTCCGATGTCGGAAGCTGGACTGCGGTTCAAGAGCTGTCGAACCCCGATGAAGACGGTGTGGCGACCAACGGAGAAGTAACCGCAATCGACTGCCGCAATGCACTGATACGGTCCGAGTCGCCGGCGCAGGAAATCGTGGCAATGGGTCTTGAAAACGTAATCGCCATTGCGATGCCCGATGCGGTTCTGGTCGCGAGCATGGACAAGGCCCAGGACGTGAAACAAGCCGTTACGGCACTGAAGGCCAAAGGGGTGAAACAGGCAGAATCCCTGCCGGTGGATCATCGTCCGTGGGGCTGGTTCGAAAGCCTGGTGATCGGAGACAGGTTTCAGGTCAAGCGCATCCATGTTCATCCCGGCGCGTCGCTCAGCCTGCAATCCCACCATCATCGTTCCGAGCATTGGATCGTGGTTGAAGGCACGGCCAAGGTCACCATCGGTGATCAGGAGCGTTTGGTAACCGAAAACCAATCCGTCTATATCCCGCTGGGAGCGACACACCGAATGGAAAACCCCGGGAAAGTTCCCATGGTTTTGATCGAGGTTCAGACTGGCACCTATCTGGGTGAAGACGACATCATCCGATACGACGACATCTACGCCCGAGATTGA
- the galU gene encoding UTP--glucose-1-phosphate uridylyltransferase GalU → MTRKVTKAVFPVAGMGTRFLPATKSVPKEIMTLVDRPLVQYAIDEARAAGIKEFIFVTSRGKSALEDYFDHNLVLEQELKAKGKNKLLEVLNKTNMESGAIAYIRQHKALGLGHAVWCARRLIGDEPFAVMLPDDVIAADKPCLQQMIEAYEDTGGNMVAAMEVPKEKTSSYGVLDVGDNIGSVVPTRGMVEKPDPSEAPSNLAVIGRYVLRPSVFDNLNAKKTGSGGEIQLTDAIAQDIAAGVPAFGYKFDGQRFDCGSKSGFLQATVAFALAREDLRDDLSQYLNDIVATGKAAQ, encoded by the coding sequence ATGACACGCAAAGTTACCAAAGCGGTTTTTCCAGTAGCGGGCATGGGAACGCGTTTTTTGCCAGCGACCAAATCCGTTCCAAAAGAAATCATGACGCTGGTGGATCGTCCATTGGTGCAATACGCCATTGACGAAGCCCGTGCAGCCGGGATCAAGGAGTTCATTTTCGTAACGTCACGCGGAAAATCCGCGCTGGAAGATTATTTCGACCACAACCTGGTTCTGGAGCAGGAGCTGAAAGCCAAAGGCAAGAACAAGCTTCTGGAAGTGCTGAACAAAACGAATATGGAAAGCGGCGCGATCGCTTATATCCGCCAGCATAAAGCTCTGGGGCTTGGACACGCGGTCTGGTGTGCCCGTCGGCTGATCGGTGATGAACCATTTGCCGTCATGCTGCCTGACGACGTCATCGCCGCCGACAAACCCTGTCTGCAACAGATGATCGAGGCTTACGAAGACACCGGTGGCAACATGGTCGCGGCGATGGAAGTTCCGAAGGAGAAGACAAGTTCTTACGGCGTGCTCGATGTTGGCGACAATATCGGGTCTGTCGTCCCCACCAGAGGCATGGTTGAAAAGCCTGACCCATCGGAAGCACCGTCCAATCTGGCGGTCATCGGCCGGTATGTGCTTCGGCCTTCCGTTTTCGACAACCTCAACGCAAAAAAAACCGGAAGCGGCGGCGAAATCCAGCTGACCGACGCCATCGCCCAGGACATTGCCGCCGGAGTGCCGGCCTTCGGTTACAAATTCGACGGTCAGCGTTTTGATTGCGGTTCAAAATCAGGCTTTCTGCAAGCCACCGTTGCCTTTGCTCTTGCCCGCGAAGACCTGCGCGATGATCTGAGCCAATATCTGAATGACATTGTCGCCACAGGGAAAGCCGCTCAGTAG
- a CDS encoding lytic murein transglycosylase: MRILFFSLGLILLSQPTLAQDRAAIERQFQSWLQETIWPRARAKGVTRETMQAALSGVTLAWNLPDLVPPGSARKTPKVQKQAEFGSPGRYFNPGSVQGATSEGRKMARRHAATLAAFEAETGVPARIILAIWGRESGYGQVPIRHDAFRVLSTKAFMSTRADYFTAELVAALQIAQAGHQPARQMKSSWAGALGQPQFMPSSYLSYAADGNGDGAADIWGSPEDTIASIGNYLKKHGWVTARDWGFEVFVPKNVSCALEGPDHGRPIQDWVEMGIRRVSGKPFPAHELRGDGYLMMPAGRHGPAFLVTPNFYVLKEYNKSDLYALFVGHVGDRIQYGIGDFSGTWGKVGGLYRSDIAKMQQALEQKGHDVGGVDGLPGFKTRRSIGRWQETLGIAPTCFPDAPMKTSLAP; this comes from the coding sequence ATGCGTATTCTGTTTTTCTCTTTAGGGTTAATCCTCCTCTCTCAACCCACGCTGGCACAGGATCGTGCGGCGATTGAACGCCAGTTTCAATCGTGGTTGCAGGAAACGATTTGGCCCCGGGCAAGGGCCAAGGGTGTGACACGCGAGACAATGCAAGCAGCCCTCTCCGGCGTGACCCTTGCGTGGAACTTGCCGGATCTGGTGCCGCCGGGAAGCGCACGCAAAACCCCCAAGGTCCAGAAGCAGGCCGAGTTTGGCTCACCCGGTCGCTATTTCAATCCGGGGTCGGTGCAAGGCGCAACATCGGAAGGCCGTAAAATGGCAAGGCGCCATGCCGCAACCCTGGCGGCGTTCGAAGCCGAAACCGGCGTTCCAGCCCGCATTATTCTGGCGATCTGGGGAAGAGAGAGCGGATACGGACAAGTTCCAATCCGTCATGATGCTTTCAGGGTACTGTCGACCAAGGCCTTCATGAGCACCCGTGCCGACTATTTCACCGCAGAGCTTGTTGCCGCCCTGCAAATCGCACAAGCAGGGCACCAGCCCGCGCGACAAATGAAAAGCAGTTGGGCTGGCGCTTTGGGCCAGCCTCAGTTCATGCCGTCCAGCTACTTGTCGTATGCTGCTGACGGCAACGGCGACGGGGCGGCTGATATTTGGGGGTCACCCGAAGATACGATTGCTTCAATCGGAAACTACCTCAAGAAACATGGCTGGGTCACTGCACGGGACTGGGGATTCGAGGTTTTCGTACCCAAAAACGTCTCGTGCGCTTTGGAAGGCCCAGATCATGGGCGACCTATCCAGGACTGGGTTGAGATGGGGATACGCCGCGTCTCGGGCAAACCCTTTCCGGCCCATGAGCTGCGTGGTGACGGGTATTTGATGATGCCCGCAGGACGACATGGTCCGGCTTTTCTTGTTACGCCAAACTTCTACGTTCTAAAGGAATACAACAAAAGCGACCTGTATGCCTTGTTTGTCGGCCATGTTGGCGACCGCATTCAATACGGTATCGGCGATTTCAGCGGCACTTGGGGAAAGGTCGGCGGGCTGTACAGATCCGATATCGCCAAGATGCAGCAGGCGCTGGAACAAAAAGGGCATGATGTCGGAGGGGTCGATGGGCTGCCAGGGTTCAAAACCCGTCGTTCGATAGGTCGGTGGCAAGAGACCCTGGGGATCGCACCAACCTGTTTTCCGGACGCGCCGATGAAAACAAGCCTGGCCCCGTGA
- a CDS encoding cytochrome ubiquinol oxidase subunit II gives MAQVNMPNPIPLLMVAVILLVSMSQMVAASDSFMDPQGPIAAIQKTHLLRATAVIMVAVIPVLILVPLIAFRYRRRRNSYAVYRPDWDFSAKLEFLMWGVPVVIVALLSFYLWKATHRLDPYASTFGEDPALRVQVVGLDWKWLFIYPDLGIASVGEFGIPTKRQVAVTLTTDTVMQSFMIPALAGQIYAMPGMTTQLHLVADAPEVMQGENTQYNGRGFTKQKFRTVAMHNDEFEAWAQKVRDNGIQLNPATYQTLAMRTDRDEVQAALGTDKMPKDALYFTMEQDLFQTILHRYHKGKALPVDQQPGTASFGQEGQQ, from the coding sequence ATGGCACAAGTCAATATGCCCAACCCAATCCCTCTGCTCATGGTGGCCGTGATCCTGTTGGTGTCGATGTCGCAAATGGTTGCCGCCAGCGACAGTTTCATGGATCCGCAAGGACCCATTGCCGCCATCCAGAAAACGCATCTGCTGCGGGCGACCGCTGTGATCATGGTGGCTGTTATCCCTGTGCTGATACTGGTGCCGTTGATCGCGTTTCGTTATCGCCGCCGAAGGAACAGCTACGCAGTTTACCGACCGGATTGGGATTTTTCCGCGAAACTGGAATTCCTCATGTGGGGTGTGCCCGTTGTGATCGTGGCGCTCCTGTCGTTCTACCTTTGGAAGGCCACCCATCGGCTTGATCCTTACGCGTCGACCTTTGGCGAAGACCCGGCCTTGCGTGTGCAGGTTGTCGGACTGGATTGGAAGTGGCTGTTCATCTATCCCGATCTTGGTATTGCCAGTGTGGGCGAGTTCGGCATTCCCACCAAAAGGCAAGTGGCCGTGACGCTGACCACCGATACCGTCATGCAATCCTTCATGATCCCTGCGCTGGCCGGCCAGATATACGCAATGCCGGGCATGACCACCCAACTGCATCTGGTCGCGGACGCGCCCGAAGTCATGCAAGGCGAGAACACGCAGTACAACGGGCGCGGCTTTACCAAACAGAAATTTCGCACCGTAGCGATGCACAATGATGAGTTCGAAGCATGGGCGCAAAAAGTTCGTGACAATGGTATCCAACTGAACCCCGCAACTTATCAGACGCTTGCGATGCGGACGGACAGGGATGAGGTGCAGGCGGCACTGGGCACTGACAAGATGCCAAAGGACGCGCTGTACTTCACGATGGAACAAGATTTGTTTCAAACGATCCTGCACCGCTATCACAAAGGCAAAGCGCTGCCGGTGGATCAACAGCCGGGAACGGCATCCTTCGGGCAGGAGGGGCAGCAATGA
- a CDS encoding cbb3-type cytochrome c oxidase subunit I has protein sequence MTPSYSGFLGRLDWDALPITGLIQNPNANEIVANAAAAIVLVGVVVVVSLLSWFRLWTPLWRDWLTSVDHKKIGIMYVVFAIVMLARGVLEGVVMRAQQAAGPGDGFLEAEHFAELFSTHGTIMIFFVAVPFVFGIANFVVPLMIGARDVAFPRLNQISLGLTVSSGMMLMVSLVVGRFSTGGWTAYPPYTGAAFNPGVGPDYWIWAIVVSGVGTTLTGINFAVTIYKMRAPGMTFMRLPMYCWTIICSSILIVFAMPPLGVAALLLAADRYLDFHFFTNDLGGNMMNYANLFWLFGHPEVYLLVLPAYGIYSEVFATFSAKRLYGYNSLVIATMSIAVLSFTVWLHHFFTMGQSALINAVFGIATMLIAIPTGVKVYDWMATLWRGRIRFSVPMLYGLAFLMLFVIGGLSGVILANPTVDYQVHNTLFLVAHFHNVLLPGVLFGLLAAYNYWFPKAFGFRLNEVWGRVSVALWTIGFLLTFMPLYFVGLMGMPRRSFSYDDPSFHPFMMVAIVGALVITCALFSVLIQLWVSIRDREKTRVPVGDPWDGRTLEWSIPSPPPPYNFAIIPTVTDRDDFAAAKDKGAAYPTPDAYEDIELPRNTGIGFVLCVLSGIWMFALVWWIWWLAALMTVLMILAVIVWTFDDSTELTIPAEEVRKDHEAWLARVHGEKAVDRDFETSPENRGLARPDLEAVT, from the coding sequence ATGACGCCGTCCTATTCAGGGTTCCTTGGCCGCCTCGACTGGGATGCGCTTCCGATCACAGGGTTGATCCAGAACCCGAACGCAAATGAGATCGTTGCCAACGCCGCTGCCGCAATCGTTTTGGTTGGCGTTGTCGTCGTGGTCAGCCTGCTTAGCTGGTTTCGATTGTGGACGCCCCTTTGGCGCGATTGGCTGACCAGTGTTGATCACAAGAAGATTGGGATCATGTATGTCGTCTTTGCCATCGTCATGCTGGCGCGCGGCGTGTTGGAAGGCGTCGTCATGCGCGCGCAGCAGGCCGCGGGCCCGGGCGACGGGTTCCTGGAAGCCGAACACTTCGCCGAGTTGTTCAGCACCCATGGCACGATCATGATTTTCTTTGTCGCGGTGCCCTTTGTCTTTGGCATCGCGAACTTTGTCGTTCCGCTGATGATCGGGGCGCGGGATGTGGCGTTTCCTCGGTTGAACCAGATCAGTCTGGGCCTGACGGTGTCCTCCGGCATGATGCTTATGGTTTCGCTGGTGGTGGGGCGGTTCTCGACCGGTGGCTGGACGGCCTACCCGCCGTATACCGGGGCCGCCTTCAATCCGGGCGTTGGGCCTGACTACTGGATCTGGGCGATCGTTGTTTCGGGTGTCGGCACAACGCTCACCGGGATCAATTTCGCCGTCACGATCTACAAGATGCGCGCGCCGGGCATGACCTTCATGCGGCTGCCGATGTATTGCTGGACCATCATATGCAGTTCGATCCTGATCGTCTTTGCCATGCCGCCGTTGGGCGTCGCGGCGCTGTTGCTGGCGGCGGACCGCTATTTGGACTTCCACTTTTTCACCAATGACCTCGGCGGCAACATGATGAACTATGCCAATCTTTTCTGGCTGTTCGGCCACCCCGAGGTTTACCTGCTGGTTCTACCTGCCTACGGCATCTACTCTGAGGTTTTTGCGACCTTTTCGGCCAAGCGGCTCTACGGCTACAACTCGCTTGTCATCGCCACGATGTCCATCGCGGTTCTGTCGTTTACGGTATGGCTGCACCATTTCTTCACCATGGGGCAGAGCGCCCTGATCAACGCTGTATTTGGTATCGCAACGATGCTGATCGCCATTCCCACCGGTGTAAAAGTCTATGATTGGATGGCGACTCTGTGGCGGGGTCGCATCCGGTTCTCGGTGCCGATGTTGTATGGCTTGGCGTTTTTGATGTTGTTCGTGATTGGTGGCCTGAGCGGGGTGATCCTGGCCAATCCGACCGTGGACTATCAGGTACACAATACGCTGTTCCTGGTGGCCCACTTCCACAACGTATTGTTGCCGGGGGTGCTGTTTGGTCTTTTGGCCGCCTATAACTACTGGTTCCCCAAGGCGTTCGGCTTTCGCCTGAACGAGGTCTGGGGCCGCGTCTCGGTTGCCCTCTGGACCATAGGGTTTTTGCTGACATTCATGCCGCTCTATTTCGTTGGGCTGATGGGGATGCCGCGTCGTTCTTTCAGTTACGATGACCCATCCTTCCATCCTTTCATGATGGTGGCGATCGTTGGGGCGCTGGTGATTACCTGCGCGTTGTTCTCGGTTCTGATCCAGCTTTGGGTCAGCATCCGCGACCGCGAAAAGACCCGCGTTCCCGTTGGGGATCCATGGGATGGGCGGACGTTGGAATGGTCAATCCCGTCGCCGCCGCCGCCATACAACTTTGCGATCATCCCAACCGTTACGGATCGGGATGATTTTGCGGCAGCAAAGGACAAGGGTGCAGCCTACCCAACGCCCGACGCCTATGAAGATATCGAATTGCCGCGCAATACAGGCATTGGCTTTGTCTTGTGTGTTCTGAGCGGTATCTGGATGTTTGCGCTGGTCTGGTGGATCTGGTGGTTGGCTGCATTGATGACGGTTCTGATGATCCTGGCGGTGATCGTCTGGACGTTCGATGACAGCACCGAGCTGACCATACCAGCGGAAGAAGTGCGCAAGGATCACGAAGCCTGGCTTGCACGGGTTCACGGCGAAAAGGCGGTGGATCGCGATTTTGAAACGTCTCCGGAAAATCGCGGCCTCGCCCGCCCCGATCTGGAGGCGGTGACATGA
- a CDS encoding cytochrome c oxidase subunit 3 has translation MKRAPTHSYPGINLGERHASAHKATEVVTFGFWVFLMSDLVYFGLMFAIYITMIDAQAGGPGPHELFDLKSIFAQTLILLTSSLTVGLAMLALKYNLPRARIVLWFGVTLLLGISFLVLEVRDFMAMAEQGGIPQRSGFLSAFFGLVPLHGLHVAAGCLWLIVLGIQLRMKGMTDVIISRVVRLALFWHFLDLIWIGIITIVYFGGLTYG, from the coding sequence ATGAAGCGCGCGCCCACCCACAGCTATCCAGGTATCAATCTGGGGGAACGCCACGCGAGTGCTCATAAGGCGACCGAGGTCGTCACGTTCGGGTTCTGGGTCTTTTTGATGAGTGACCTGGTCTATTTCGGCCTGATGTTTGCGATCTACATCACGATGATCGATGCGCAGGCCGGTGGTCCCGGCCCGCACGAGCTGTTTGATCTCAAAAGCATCTTTGCGCAGACGCTCATCCTGTTGACAAGCAGCCTGACGGTTGGCCTTGCCATGCTGGCGCTGAAATACAATCTGCCGCGCGCTCGGATTGTCTTGTGGTTTGGCGTCACGCTTTTACTGGGGATCAGTTTCCTTGTGCTTGAGGTGCGTGATTTCATGGCCATGGCGGAACAAGGTGGCATTCCGCAGCGCAGCGGTTTCTTGTCGGCCTTCTTCGGACTCGTTCCTCTGCATGGTCTGCACGTCGCCGCAGGATGCTTGTGGCTGATCGTTCTGGGAATCCAACTGCGCATGAAAGGGATGACGGACGTCATTATCTCACGCGTAGTGCGGTTGGCACTGTTCTGGCATTTTCTCGACCTGATCTGGATCGGGATCATCACCATCGTTTATTTCGGAGGTCTGACCTATGGATAA
- a CDS encoding cytochrome o ubiquinol/quinol oxidase subunit IV: MDKRSEMHRRERRRYVIGYGGSLLLTLAMFGAAYLFGIETPGVYLTIGLLGLAQLVLQLVYFLHIDRRRSSREDLHLVLFSTMVLLIMILGTVWVLGNLAVRMHMHVM, from the coding sequence ATGGATAAGCGCTCTGAAATGCACCGTCGCGAGCGTCGGCGCTATGTGATCGGATACGGTGGCTCGCTATTGCTGACGCTGGCAATGTTCGGCGCGGCCTACCTGTTTGGGATCGAAACCCCCGGTGTCTACCTGACCATTGGATTGCTGGGTCTGGCCCAACTTGTTCTGCAACTCGTTTATTTCCTGCACATCGATCGCCGGCGCAGCAGCCGCGAAGACCTGCATCTGGTTCTGTTTTCCACCATGGTTCTGTTGATCATGATCCTTGGAACGGTCTGGGTGCTGGGCAATCTGGCAGTTCGAATGCATATGCATGTGATGTAA
- the crcB gene encoding fluoride efflux transporter CrcB produces MNDLYLHAMFGLGGGLGAVLRHWLALKVRHDLPFSTLIVNVVGSLLLGVWIGYLGGPVDIPEDQRRLVFGFCGGFTTFSSFAYQSLELRRERTLVLAAGNILISLALCWFALWLGLTLTR; encoded by the coding sequence ATGAATGACCTCTATCTTCATGCGATGTTCGGACTGGGCGGAGGCCTGGGGGCGGTCCTACGTCATTGGCTGGCTTTGAAGGTGCGGCACGACTTGCCCTTTTCAACGTTGATCGTCAATGTAGTGGGCAGCCTGCTGCTGGGGGTCTGGATCGGCTATCTGGGCGGCCCTGTCGACATCCCCGAAGACCAAAGACGGCTGGTCTTTGGATTCTGCGGCGGGTTCACCACGTTTTCCAGCTTTGCCTATCAATCTCTTGAACTTCGGCGCGAGCGCACTCTGGTTCTGGCGGCTGGCAATATCCTGATCAGCCTGGCGCTGTGCTGGTTCGCCCTGTGGCTTGGGCTGACCTTGACGCGCTAA